From Pristis pectinata isolate sPriPec2 chromosome 43, sPriPec2.1.pri, whole genome shotgun sequence, one genomic window encodes:
- the LOC127566627 gene encoding ras-related protein rab7-like, which produces MSTRKRNQLKMILLGNSGVGKSSLMNQFVNKRYTNLYRATIGADFLTRDLTVDDNLVTVQVWDTAGTERFQSLGSILYRNTDCCLLVYDVTSADSFRALEGWRQEFVLQGSPRDPDTFPFLVLGNKTDLDNREVSRKLAEDWCRTHKMEHFETSAKEARNVEEVFRSGVRATLNQLKGKDRYVEHPDQVQLQTGKPSREWYCTC; this is translated from the exons ATGTCGACCAGGAAGAGGAACCAGCTGAAGATGATCCTCCTGGGCAACTCTGG AGTGGGGAAGTCCTCCCTGATGAACCAGTTTGTCAACAAGCGCTACACCAACCTGTACAGAGCGACAATCGGGGCGGACTTTCTCACTCGGGACCTGACGGTCGATGACAACCTCGTCACCGTGCAG GTGTGGGACACGGCGGGCACCGAGAGGTTCCAGTCCCTGGGCTCGATCCTCTACAGGAACACGGACTGCTGCCTGCTGGTGTACGACGTGACCTCGGCTGATTCCTTCAGGGCGCTggagggctggaggcaggagtTTGTGCTGCAGGGCTCGCCCCGGGACCCCGACACCTTCCCCTTCCTCGTTCTGGGGAACAAGACCGACCTGGACAACAGGGAG GTCAGCAGGAAGCTGGCAGAGGACTGGTGTCGAACCCACAAGATGGAGCATTTCGAGACCAGCGCCAAGGAGGCCCGCAACGTGGAGGAGGTGTTTCGGAGCGGTGTGCGCGCAACACTGAACCAG TTGAAAGGCAAGGACCGATACGTGGAGCATCCAGACCAGGTCCAGCTCCAAACGGGAAAGCCCAGCCGCGAGTGGTACTGTACCTGTTGA